A region of Salmo salar chromosome ssa17, Ssal_v3.1, whole genome shotgun sequence DNA encodes the following proteins:
- the LOC106575217 gene encoding NGFI-A-binding protein 1 — protein MAAALPRTLGELQLYRILQRANLLYYYEAFIQQGGDDVQQLCEAGEEEFLEIMALVGMASKPLHVRRLQKSLRDWVTNPTLFNQPLTSVPVCSIPVYKLPEGSPTPVSAERGGSNSTRGETHVKVPKVIAASCLDPGKLEVARDRVSGGSPLQSGSEGRFWSGHSNDSEQSLSPSDRGSPSSPREGQEALDAAALQSVLECVDRITPSLSKSDPAEVKEQLKTNKKLSKMISHIFDMSDDDPRREEEIRKYSAIYGRFDSKRRDGKQLTLHELTVNEAAAQLCMRDMVLLTRRDELFGLARQISREVTYKYTYRTSKSRCGDRDEPSPKRIKTEENFFDIQEALQAIHMRQGILREQLACAKSKGEEIVGRNLQVQLDRLLARQMEILHDAAVQERLHALDWRIPAGALKYLSDAPGTNGTSVDKSTEHQDEQPMNLRVASKSVAEGELPLGKQLANELKRYHNNHNTDEAKAPATENGSSHQAANHTDRKTIKSEPEDST, from the exons ATGGCGGCGGCGTTGCCCAGAACTCTGGGGGAGCTGCAGCTCTACCGAATCCTCCAGAGGGCCAACCTGCTGTACTACTACGAGGCCTTCATCCAGCAGGGAGGAGATGATGTGCAGCAGCTCTGTGAGGCCGGGGAGGAGGAGTTCCTAGAGATTATGGCTCTGGTGGGCATGGCCAGCAAGCCCCTGCACGTCCGGAGGCTCCAGAAATCCCTGCGAGACTGGGTCACCAATCCAACGTTGTTTAATCAGCCCCTGACATCTGTACCGGTGTGTAGTATACCAGTCTATAAGTTACCCGAGGGGTCACCCACGCCAGTCAGCGCGGAGCGAGGGGGTAGTAACAGCACCCGTGGCGAGACCCATGTCAAGGTTCCCAAAGTCATAGCTGCATCCTGTCTGGATCCAGGAAAGCTGGAAGTGGCCAGGGACAGAGTGTCAGGGGGGTCTCCACTGCAGAGCGGCAGCGAGGGGCGCTTCTGGTCGGGTCACAGCAACGACAGCGAACAGAGCCTCTCTCCGTCCGATCGGGGGTCTCCGTCGTCACCGCGAGAGGGTCAGGAGGCACTTGACGCTGCAGCTTTGCAGTCTGTCCTGGAGTGTGTGGACCGGATAACCCCGTCCCTGTCTAAGAGCGACCCCGCGGAGGTCAAAGAGCAGCTGAAGACAAATAAGAAACTTTCTAAGATGATTAGCCACATCTTTGATATGAGTGATGATGAtccaaggagagaggaggagatcagGAAGTATAGCGCCATCTACGGACGCTTCGACTCGAAGAGGAGGGACGGCAAACAACTGACGCTTCATGAG CTGACAGTGAACGAAGCAGCAGCCCAGCTGTGTATGAGAGACATGGTACTACTGACCCGTAGAGACGAGCTGTTTGGTCTGGCCAGGCAGATCTCCAGAGAGGTCACCTACAAATACACCTACAGGACCAGCAA GTCTCGCTGCGGCGACAGAGATGAGCCGTCTCCTAAAAGAATCAAGACAGAGGAGAACTTCTTTGACATCCAGGAGGCTCTGCAGGCCATCCACATGagacagggcatactgagggaaCAGCTAGCCTGCGCCAAGTCCAAAGGAGAGGAGATAGTTGGGAGAAACCTTCAG GTGCAGTTGGACCGTCTGTTAGCCAGACAGATGGAGATCCTCCATGATGCGGCGGTACAGGAGAGGTTACACGCTCTGGATTGGAGGATACCTGCAGGGGCATTAAAGTACCTCAGTGATGCTCCAGGCACCAACGGCACATCGGTAGACAAAAGCACAGAGCACCAAG ATGAGCAACCAATGAACTTGCGGGTGGCCAGTAAGAGTGTGGCGGAGGGGGAGCTTCCCCTGGGGAAGCAGCTAGCCAATGAGCTCAAACgataccataacaaccataacacagATGAGGCCAAAGCACCAGCAACAG AAAATGGATCCTCGCATCAAGCGGCCAACCACACTGACAGGAAGACCATCAAATCAGAACCAGAGGATTCCACATAG